A genomic segment from Nocardia cyriacigeorgica GUH-2 encodes:
- a CDS encoding enoyl-CoA hydratase, protein MSEFETILLERKGRVGLITLNRPKALNALNAQVLDDVIAALDELENDNEIGAVVITGSEKAFAAGADIKEMQPQSYMDMFMNDFFARWDRLANFRKPTIAAVAGYALGGGCELAMICDILIAADTAKFGQPEIKLGVIPGIGGSQRLTRAIGKAKAMDLVLTGRNMDVEEAERAGLVSRIVPAAELLDTALEVADTIASMSLPVAMIAKEAVNRSFETTLAEGLRFERRVFHSLFAIEDQKEGMSAFVEKRQAKFTNR, encoded by the coding sequence GTGAGCGAATTCGAGACCATTCTGCTGGAGCGCAAGGGCCGGGTCGGCCTGATCACGCTGAACCGGCCGAAGGCGCTGAACGCGCTGAACGCGCAGGTCCTCGATGACGTCATCGCCGCACTCGACGAGCTGGAAAACGACAACGAGATCGGTGCCGTCGTCATCACCGGTTCGGAGAAGGCCTTCGCCGCGGGTGCCGACATCAAGGAGATGCAGCCCCAGTCGTACATGGACATGTTCATGAACGACTTCTTCGCGCGCTGGGACCGCCTGGCCAACTTCCGCAAGCCCACCATCGCGGCCGTCGCCGGTTACGCGCTCGGCGGCGGCTGTGAACTGGCGATGATCTGCGACATCCTGATCGCCGCCGACACCGCCAAGTTCGGGCAGCCCGAGATCAAGCTGGGCGTCATCCCCGGCATCGGCGGCTCGCAGCGGCTGACCCGCGCCATCGGCAAGGCCAAGGCCATGGATCTGGTGCTCACCGGACGCAATATGGATGTCGAGGAGGCTGAACGCGCCGGGCTGGTCTCGCGGATCGTGCCCGCCGCCGAACTGCTCGACACCGCGCTCGAGGTGGCCGACACCATCGCCTCGATGTCGCTGCCGGTGGCCATGATCGCCAAGGAAGCGGTGAACCGGTCCTTCGAAACCACTCTGGCCGAGGGCCTGCGGTTCGAACGCCGGGTCTTCCACTCGCTGTTCGCCATCGAAGATCAGAAGGAAGGCATGTCCGCCTTCGTGGAGAAGCGGCAGGCGAAGTTCACCAACCGCTGA
- a CDS encoding Hsp70 family protein — MVLVLGVSAGACGARAVLTHSDQPHLDPIDRCQVPRRAGAGIEEAVFEAIRRMRMAAARRDELITRIAVTCRCSLHADSIRTAAGGHELTVVDEPLAQLRYLRFTGALPDAGTAILYDLGSSGLTITHIDCRTDAVLASRRSTVLGGDGYDALLRWQLARGGVLTDKPTIRKHREALSSARVVTAMDPGTDERAVVTRSDLAELCAAGIHHSASFVRQLSEETGVRPDALVLLGGCTRNPTIRDELEALVGMPIVYDPEPEYVSARGAVLLAAERRAAEIKVPRLRHRALSASLAGGPVGRRKLVAALAVTAGLGATIAGLLTVNGESARHPGGGTAPTEIAGIPSSSER, encoded by the coding sequence ATGGTGCTGGTCCTCGGGGTGTCGGCGGGTGCCTGTGGTGCGCGCGCTGTGCTCACCCACTCCGACCAACCCCATCTGGATCCCATCGACCGATGCCAGGTTCCGCGGCGCGCCGGTGCGGGGATCGAAGAGGCGGTGTTCGAGGCCATCCGCAGGATGCGGATGGCCGCCGCGCGGCGCGACGAGCTGATCACCCGGATCGCAGTGACCTGCCGGTGCTCACTGCACGCCGACAGCATCCGGACCGCGGCGGGCGGTCACGAACTCACCGTCGTCGACGAGCCGCTGGCCCAGCTGCGCTACCTGCGCTTCACCGGCGCACTGCCCGACGCGGGCACCGCGATCCTCTACGACCTGGGCAGTTCCGGGCTCACCATCACCCATATCGACTGCCGCACCGACGCCGTACTGGCCTCCCGGCGCAGCACCGTGCTCGGCGGTGACGGCTACGACGCCCTGCTGCGCTGGCAGCTGGCCCGCGGCGGTGTGCTCACCGACAAGCCGACCATCCGCAAGCATCGCGAGGCGCTCAGCAGTGCGCGGGTGGTGACCGCGATGGATCCGGGCACCGACGAACGGGCGGTGGTCACCCGCAGCGATCTGGCCGAATTGTGCGCGGCCGGCATCCATCATTCGGCCTCGTTCGTCCGCCAGCTCAGCGAGGAGACCGGGGTGCGGCCGGACGCGCTGGTGCTGCTGGGTGGTTGTACCCGCAACCCGACCATCCGGGACGAACTCGAGGCGCTGGTCGGGATGCCGATCGTCTACGACCCCGAACCCGAATACGTCTCGGCGCGCGGTGCGGTGCTGCTGGCGGCCGAACGCCGCGCGGCCGAGATCAAGGTGCCGCGACTACGTCACCGCGCGCTGTCGGCGAGCCTGGCCGGCGGCCCGGTCGGTCGTCGCAAACTGGTCGCGGCGCTGGCGGTGACGGCCGGGCTGGGCGCCACCATCGCGGGACTGCTGACCGTGAACGGCGAATCGGCGCGGCACCCCGGCGGGGGTACCGCGCCGACGGAGATCGCGGGCATTCCGTCCAGCTCCGAACGCTGA